A section of the Apodemus sylvaticus chromosome 10, mApoSyl1.1, whole genome shotgun sequence genome encodes:
- the Ccdc200 gene encoding coiled-coil domain-containing protein 200 — translation MGSAYHWEARRRQMALERRKGLMAQQQEQEAKKQEEKKQRFEKTSQPHQDSKGPHQDSKGPHQDSKGPPPAQPQQQRAQPQEKAQAQPQPPGPKSQKEQEPPTQSTFKDGLQKDTHKQGPQTKPAGAQQDGQQSCRVCDKPPILPGRGPTNACQSSSSKYSRLTSTNYIQQW, via the exons ATGGGTAGCGCTTACCACTGGGAGGCTCGGCGTCGGCAGATGGCATTGGAACGGAGGAAGGGGCTGATGGCCCAGCAGCAAGAGCAG GAAGCaaaaaaacaggaagagaagaaacagcGTTTTGAGAAAACATCTCAGCCACATCAGGATTCAAAAGGACCCCATCAAGATTCAAAAGGACCCCATCAGGATTCGAAAGGACCCC CACCTGCGCAGCCACAGCAGCAGCGAGCACAgccacaagagaaggcacaagcacagccacagccacctgGGCCAAAGTCACAAAAGGAGCAAGAACCTCCTACACAGAGCACCTTCAAGGACGGTCTCCAGAAGGACACCCACAAGCAAGGACCCCAGACTAAGCCAGCGGGAGCTCAACAAGATGGCCAGCAATCCTGTAGAGTGTGTGATAAACCTCCTATCCTTCCAGGCCGTG GTCCCACGAATGCTTGCCAGTCTAGCTCTTCTAAATATTCCCGACTCACG tcaactAATTACATCCAGCAGTGGTGA
- the Tmem106a gene encoding transmembrane protein 106A isoform X2 — MGKALSKLTSQKDEDKPILPDNPAIASKVTNYFSTDSSKPAHSYVPYEKAACTSFVTCPTCQGNGEIPQGLNSSAVAFDKTHVQLNMTNVLTVFNSNFYPVTVTQLTAEVLHQASVVGQVTSSLHLRISPLASEQMSYEVASRILDENTYKICTWPKIRVHHVLLNIQGSLTCSYLSHPQQLPFESFEYVDCRENISVPHLELSHPA; from the exons ATGGGTAAGGCGCTCTCCAAGCTCACCTCTCAGAAGGATGAGGATAAGCCTATCCTGCCTGATAACCCAGCCATTGCCAGCAAGGTTACCAACTACTTCAGCACTGATAGCAGCAAGCCGGCACACTCCTATGTGCCTTATGAAAAGGCTGCTTGTACCAGCTTTGTGACTTGCCCTACCTGCCAAGGCAATGGGGAGATCCCCCAAG GCCTCAACTCCTCCGCCGTAGCCTTCGATAAAACTCACGTACAGCTCAACATGACG AACGTCCTGACCGTCTTCAACAGCAACTTCTATCCCGTCACAGTGACACAGCTGACGGCTGAGGTGCTCCACCAGGCCTCTGTGGTGGGCCAGGTTACCAGCAGCCTCCACCTACGCATCAGCCCCTTGGCCAGTGAGCAG ATGTCTTACGAAGTTGCCAGCAGGATTTTAGATGAAAATACATA caaaaTCTGTACATGGCCGAAAATCAGAGTCCACCATGTTCTTTTGAATATCCA GGGTTCTCTGACCTGCTCCTACCTAAGCCATCCACAGCAGCTGCCCTTCGAGAGCTTCGAATATGTGGACTGCCGGGAAAACATATCAGTGCCCCACCTGGAGCTGTCTCACCCAGCCTGA
- the Tmem106a gene encoding transmembrane protein 106A isoform X1: protein MGKALSKLTSQKDEDKPILPDNPAIASKVTNYFSTDSSKPAHSYVPYEKAACTSFVTCPTCQGNGEIPQELEKQLVALIPYGDQRLKPRRTKLSVFLAVTICLLIFSLAIFFLYPRSIVVHPVGLNSSAVAFDKTHVQLNMTNVLTVFNSNFYPVTVTQLTAEVLHQASVVGQVTSSLHLRISPLASEQMSYEVASRILDENTYKICTWPKIRVHHVLLNIQGSLTCSYLSHPQQLPFESFEYVDCRENISVPHLELSHPA from the exons ATGGGTAAGGCGCTCTCCAAGCTCACCTCTCAGAAGGATGAGGATAAGCCTATCCTGCCTGATAACCCAGCCATTGCCAGCAAGGTTACCAACTACTTCAGCACTGATAGCAGCAAGCCGGCACACTCCTATGTGCCTTATGAAAAGGCTGCTTGTACCAGCTTTGTGACTTGCCCTACCTGCCAAGGCAATGGGGAGATCCCCCAAG AGCTAGAGAAGCAGCTGGTAGCCCTCATCCCTTATGGAGACCAAAGGCTGAAGCCCAGACGCAC GAAGCTCTCTGTGTTCCTGGCGGTGACCATCTGCCTGCTGATTTTCTCCCTCGCCATCTTTTTCCTGTATCCACGGTCCATTGTTGTGCATCCTGTAGGCCTCAACTCCTCCGCCGTAGCCTTCGATAAAACTCACGTACAGCTCAACATGACG AACGTCCTGACCGTCTTCAACAGCAACTTCTATCCCGTCACAGTGACACAGCTGACGGCTGAGGTGCTCCACCAGGCCTCTGTGGTGGGCCAGGTTACCAGCAGCCTCCACCTACGCATCAGCCCCTTGGCCAGTGAGCAG ATGTCTTACGAAGTTGCCAGCAGGATTTTAGATGAAAATACATA caaaaTCTGTACATGGCCGAAAATCAGAGTCCACCATGTTCTTTTGAATATCCA GGGTTCTCTGACCTGCTCCTACCTAAGCCATCCACAGCAGCTGCCCTTCGAGAGCTTCGAATATGTGGACTGCCGGGAAAACATATCAGTGCCCCACCTGGAGCTGTCTCACCCAGCCTGA